The Brachyhypopomus gauderio isolate BG-103 chromosome 7, BGAUD_0.2, whole genome shotgun sequence genome has a window encoding:
- the LOC143518943 gene encoding uncharacterized protein LOC143518943, producing MTMTLHTSLAGPVFWVLSLWMLGTTTATSNYHKPSFLNFDSWWWNTPRGPQIFSCITYMERNVRVDCEFPLTDKIPGPFCEFKQDGRLMGTTYPNSPVHLIPSIETRRRTNVTLVPPNTCRLTWMPMSDDRAFTYTCRVYQGSTWKENSMAFDQRNLLVCSALSIVGHALPWILLVMISLTVSLGLLSV from the exons ATGACCATGACGCTGCACACTTCACTAGCTGGTCCTGTCTTTTGGG TGCTGTCTTTATGGATGCTCGGAACAACTACTGCCACTTCCAATTACCATAAGCCTAGCTTCCTGAATTTCGACTCATGGTGGTGGAACACCCCCAGGGGCCCTCAGATCTTCTCCTGCATCACCTACATGGAGAGGAATGTGCGTGTGGACTGTGAATTTCCCCTCACCGACAAGATCCCGGGGCCCTTCTGTGAGTTCAAGCAGGATGGTCGTCTCATGGGCACTACCTATCCCAACAGCCCCGTGCACCTCATCCCGTCCATAGAGACCCGGCGGAGGACCAATGTCACGCTGGTGCCCCCCAACACCTGCCGCCTCACCTGGATGCCTATGTCGGATGATCGAGCGTTCACCTACACGTGCAGGGTTTATCAGGGAAGCACCTGGAAGGAGAACAGCATGGCCTTCGACCAAA gAAATCTGCTGGTGTGCTCTGCTTTGAGCATAGTAGGTCACGCATTGCCATGGATCCTCTTGGTTATGATATCTCTTACTGTTTCTCTGGGTTTACTGTCAGTGTGA